Proteins from a single region of uncultured Methanobrevibacter sp.:
- a CDS encoding right-handed parallel beta-helix repeat-containing protein: MKKKILIISLLLILTIGAVWAGDDITSDELTVSADASICIVNESNEILTENHSATFTDLSELIKNTQENDTLELDEDYVNEGEISKEGICISKAMTIDGKGHTLNANKVSRIFDIHSSDVILKNIVFKNGQYLYPEKDYYSWDEGGAIYFNYDVKNCTINNCSFIDCVSESGTIHFSYESCDNIINNCSFINCLAKYRGSAVSSNGDNNYINNTSFIKCSKNGESVISYDDCSKCIVNNSRFIDSKGIGIEYLYCSNCFTNNCTFINCRNSAIYFSRGYSISDGGYGYYKGCYNCTVNKCSFTNCYSGDDGGAIIFYDSNENGIIENCIFTNCQAKNGGAIYFYDYYESKWCSYFSFEKAIIRNCSFINCKANYGGSVYVGDDSYYAKVIGCSFINSNAIVGGAIYWSGKNGRIENSNFTSSHAVNGGAVYSDKNINLKIIETDFKNNIADKYGSAVYGASVSKCTFSKNTKPEIYSKYSPAISAANTKITYTEIYSIKVYKNTKVSAKYTKIILKLNGKSFKTVYTKDNGIAKFKIDQKPGRYKLSITSLGKTVTKTLTVKHIVILKAVKVKKSAKKITLEAALAKVNGKYLKNKQITFKFNGKTFPAKTNSKGVAKVTVPQSVLSKLKVGKKITYQATYLKDIVKKTVKVRK, encoded by the coding sequence ATGAAAAAAAAGATTTTAATAATATCCCTGCTGCTTATTTTAACAATAGGTGCTGTCTGGGCAGGTGATGATATAACTTCTGATGAACTGACAGTTAGTGCAGATGCAAGTATCTGCATAGTTAATGAATCCAATGAAATCTTAACAGAAAATCATAGCGCAACATTCACAGACTTATCAGAACTTATTAAAAACACACAAGAAAATGATACTTTAGAATTGGATGAAGATTATGTAAATGAAGGAGAAATTTCAAAAGAAGGAATATGCATCTCAAAAGCCATGACCATTGACGGAAAGGGACACACATTAAATGCAAACAAAGTATCCAGAATATTTGATATCCACTCATCAGACGTGATTTTGAAAAATATTGTTTTTAAAAATGGACAATATCTCTATCCTGAAAAGGACTATTACAGCTGGGATGAAGGAGGTGCAATTTATTTTAATTATGATGTGAAAAACTGTACCATCAACAATTGCAGCTTTATTGACTGTGTTAGTGAAAGTGGAACAATTCATTTCAGTTACGAATCATGCGATAATATCATAAACAACTGCAGCTTCATAAATTGCCTGGCAAAATACAGAGGAAGTGCAGTTTCCAGCAATGGAGATAACAACTACATTAATAACACCAGCTTTATAAAATGTTCAAAAAATGGAGAAAGTGTAATTTCCTATGATGATTGCAGCAAGTGTATTGTTAATAACAGCCGCTTTATAGACTCAAAAGGAATAGGAATTGAATATTTATACTGCAGCAATTGTTTTACTAACAATTGTACATTTATAAATTGCAGAAATAGTGCAATTTACTTTTCTAGGGGTTATTCAATAAGTGACGGAGGATATGGTTATTATAAAGGATGTTATAACTGTACAGTGAATAAATGCAGTTTTACAAATTGCTATTCAGGTGATGACGGAGGAGCCATCATATTTTACGACAGCAATGAAAATGGAATCATCGAAAACTGTATTTTTACTAACTGTCAGGCAAAAAATGGCGGTGCAATATACTTTTATGATTATTATGAATCTAAATGGTGCAGCTATTTTTCCTTTGAAAAAGCAATAATTAGAAATTGCAGTTTTATAAACTGTAAGGCCAACTATGGAGGTTCAGTTTATGTGGGTGACGATTCATATTACGCCAAAGTGATTGGATGCAGTTTTATAAATTCCAATGCGATTGTTGGAGGAGCCATATATTGGAGCGGTAAAAACGGCAGAATTGAAAATTCAAATTTTACATCATCCCATGCAGTAAATGGCGGCGCAGTATATAGTGATAAAAACATCAATTTAAAAATTATCGAAACCGATTTTAAAAACAATATTGCAGACAAATACGGCAGTGCAGTTTACGGAGCAAGCGTTTCCAAATGTACTTTTAGCAAAAATACCAAACCTGAAATCTACAGCAAATATAGTCCTGCAATTAGTGCAGCGAATACAAAAATTACATATACTGAAATATACTCCATAAAAGTTTACAAAAATACCAAAGTTTCTGCAAAATACACTAAAATCATACTTAAACTAAACGGCAAATCCTTTAAAACAGTATATACCAAAGACAACGGTATTGCAAAGTTTAAAATTGACCAAAAACCTGGAAGATATAAGTTAAGTATAACATCCCTTGGTAAAACAGTGACAAAAACACTAACTGTAAAACACATTGTGATTCTAAAAGCAGTTAAAGTTAAAAAATCAGCCAAAAAAATAACATTGGAGGCAGCATTGGCTAAAGTCAACGGCAAATATCTTAAAAACAAACAGATTACTTTTAAATTCAACGGTAAAACATTCCCGGCAAAAACAAACTCAAAAGGTGTAGCAAAAGTAACCGTGCCCCAATCAGTTCTAAGCAAACTTAAAGTAGGTAAGAAAATAACCTATCAGGCAACATACCTGAAAGACATCGTCAAAAAAACTGTTAAAGTTAGAAAATAA